A window of the Tenebrio molitor chromosome 1, icTenMoli1.1, whole genome shotgun sequence genome harbors these coding sequences:
- the LOC138122114 gene encoding alpha-L-fucosidase-like yields MGKKFCWCLLFIVSINIKTILTNRQPSTITVPSETKYEPTWESLDTRPIPSWFDEVKIGIFIHWGVFSVPSFGGEWFWADWKGGDEGNDYEKFVNKNYPPGFSYQEFAKDFTAEFFDPDEWAELFKNSGAKYVVLTSKHHEGYTLWPSKYSFGWNAQDIGPHRDLVGDLAKSVREKGLTFGLYHSLYEWFNPIYLADKENCFNTQDFVDHKMLPEMYELINNYQPSVLWSDGDWEANDTYFRSTEFLAWLYNDSPVKDTVLVNDRWGIGIPCEHGDFYSCQDRYNPGVLQPHKWENAMTLDKESWGFRRNANYSSYLTTHELLQTLAETISCGGNILINIGPTKEGTIVPIFQERLLNLGQWLSVNGEAIYKSKPWTVQNDTLTSGVWYTQVGDANVYAIVLQWPDKNVLQLASAVELFSDSATTANLLGNSEKLKWTVENETVQIQFPDKASVVSEWAWVVKITK; encoded by the exons ATGGGAAAGAAGTTTTGTTGGTGCTTACTGTTTATAGTGTCAATTAACATAAAAACCATATTAACAAATCGACAGCCCAGTACTATTACAGTACCTTCTGAAACCAAATATGAACCTACATGGGAAAGCTTGGATACTAGACCCATCCCGTCATGGTTCGATGAGGTTAAAATAGGCATCTTCATACACTGGGGAGTATTTTCTGTTCCAAGTTTTGGGGGAGAATGGTTCTGGGCAGACTGGAAAG GAGGTGATGAAGGCAACGACTATGAAAAGTTcgtgaacaaaaattatccGCCCGGTTTTTCGTATCAAGAATTTGCAAAAGACTTCACGGCTGAGTTCTTTGATCCAGACGAATGGgcagaattatttaaaaattccggGGCTAA GTACGTTGTGTTAACCAGCAAACATCACGAAGGCTATACGCTGTGGCCCTCCAAATACTCTTTCGGCTGGAACGCCCAAGATATTGGTCCCCATCGTGACCTAGTTG GTGACCTGGCTAAATCAGTTAGAGAAAAGGGGCTGACATTTGGCTTGTATCATTCCCTTTATGAGTGGTTTAACCCGATCTATCTTGCTGACAAAGAAAATTGCTTCAACACCCAAGATTTTGTGGACCATAAAATGCTTCCAGAAATGTACGaacttatcaataattatcaACCGTCAGTTCTCTGGTCTGATGGGGATTGGGAAGCGAACGATACCTACTTCAGATCTACAGAATTTTTAGCATGGCTGTATAATGACAGTCCTGTCAAAGACACAGTTCTTGTTAATGACAGATGGGGAATAGGTATTCCTTGCGAACATGGCGATTTCTACTCTTGCCAAGACAGATATAATCCAG GAGTGCTGCAACCTCACAAGTGGGAAAATGCAATGACTTTGGACAAAGAATCGTGGGGATTCAGACGAAATGCCAATTACTCGTCGTATCTTACAACACACGAACTGCTTCAAACCTTAGCGGAAACGATTAGTTGTGGAG GTAATATTCTGATAAATATCGGGCCAACAAAAGAAGGCACAATTGTGCCAATATTTCAGGAGCGTTTGTTAAATTTGGGACAATGGTTGTCTGTAAATGGTGAAGCTATTTACAAGAGCAAACCTTGGACGGTACAAAATGATACTTTAACATCAGGTGTGTGGTATACGCAAGTTGGAGATGCAAACGTCTACGCCATAGTTTTACAATGGCCGGACAAAAATGTCCTTCAGTTGGCATCAGCAGTCGAACTATTTTCTGATTCAGCAACCACCGCAAATCTTTTGGGaaattctgaaaaattaaAG TGGACCGTTGAGAACGAAACTGTGCAGATTCAATTTCCAGATAAAGCCTCGGTAGTAAGTGAATGGGCCTGGGTAGTGAAGATAACTAAGTAA